Proteins encoded by one window of Dialister pneumosintes:
- the ftsX gene encoding permease-like cell division protein FtsX: MFSSIRYFWSEALKSLFRNRFMTIASILTVTLSMFILGMFLCVVFNIDHAATYLESQVEMSIYLKEDLTTPQVMEVGKHLKALPGVESVSFVNKDEALAQFKEQLGEQAGILEAVNGNPLPASYSLSFDTPTHLKQAAVIVSEYKAVESVQYGQDIIEQLYKVAQFIRIAGAVIIVFLAGAELFIISNTIRLTVFARRREIQIMKYVGATNGFIRWPFIYEGVVIGIIGSGIASIFIWEGYQLVLAKINEAGLVFLPLMRVYPFMMYIVLSLLIAGVFIGALGSAISLRKYMKV, from the coding sequence ATGTTTAGTTCAATCAGATATTTTTGGAGCGAAGCATTAAAATCTCTTTTTCGAAATCGCTTTATGACGATAGCATCGATTTTGACAGTTACTTTGTCGATGTTTATTTTGGGCATGTTTTTATGTGTAGTTTTTAATATTGATCATGCAGCCACCTATTTGGAGAGTCAGGTGGAAATGTCTATCTATCTAAAAGAAGATTTAACAACACCGCAGGTTATGGAAGTAGGGAAACATTTAAAAGCACTTCCGGGTGTGGAAAGTGTTTCTTTTGTAAATAAAGATGAAGCTTTAGCACAATTTAAAGAACAATTAGGAGAGCAAGCGGGGATATTGGAGGCTGTTAATGGCAATCCTCTTCCTGCGTCCTATTCACTTTCTTTTGATACACCGACACATCTGAAGCAAGCAGCAGTTATTGTATCTGAGTATAAGGCCGTAGAGTCTGTACAATATGGACAAGATATTATTGAACAGTTATACAAAGTAGCTCAATTTATTCGTATTGCCGGTGCTGTAATTATTGTGTTTTTAGCCGGTGCAGAATTATTTATTATCTCTAATACGATTCGACTTACTGTTTTCGCACGTCGAAGAGAAATTCAGATTATGAAGTATGTAGGTGCTACTAACGGTTTTATTCGTTGGCCATTTATTTATGAAGGTGTTGTTATAGGAATTATCGGTTCGGGGATTGCATCCATATTTATTTGGGAAGGGTATCAACTTGTTTTAGCTAAAATTAATGAAGCGGGATTGGTATTTTTGCCACTTATGAGAGTGTATCCGTTTATGATGTATATTGTTTTGTCACTACTGATAGCGGGTGTTTTTATCGGGGCGCTCGGTAGTGCCATTTCATTGCGTAAGTATATGAAAGTGTGA
- a CDS encoding murein hydrolase activator EnvC family protein, with protein MKERTYIIVPAMIASMLLFNLVSPTWADDTTDSLNSELESIQGQIGNARAQKASAEEIIREIAVKLHTIQVELDAANAELDRIHSEEDKVNAQIKQIELELEAARKQLLERQDLLNKRIRAIYIHGQLNYLEVIMGSKNFSDFANRLELLKRVIRSDYNLIQDIRVRQEQIQAKMNELSLQKQELEKLAAEATKAQQAIEMKRAEQQAVMDSAKAQRDAAEQMEQDLIASSERIRQQIQARQGGGMEPQVIGSGILGYPCSGPITSPFGYRIHPIFGTTIYHSGIDIGVDEGTPVHAADSGVVIYSGSGLTGYGNVVIIDHGNGLSTLYAHNSALLVSEGESVSKGQVVAYSGMTGYATGPHVHFEVRVNGSPTDPMGYL; from the coding sequence ATGAAAGAGCGTACATATATTATTGTTCCGGCAATGATTGCTTCGATGCTTCTTTTTAACTTAGTAAGTCCAACTTGGGCTGATGATACTACGGATAGCTTAAATAGTGAATTAGAAAGTATTCAAGGGCAAATTGGTAATGCACGAGCACAAAAAGCAAGCGCTGAAGAAATCATTAGAGAAATAGCTGTAAAACTTCATACTATACAAGTAGAATTGGATGCTGCTAATGCAGAGCTCGATCGAATTCATAGTGAAGAAGATAAAGTGAATGCTCAAATAAAACAAATTGAGTTAGAACTTGAAGCAGCTAGAAAACAATTATTGGAACGACAAGATTTATTAAATAAAAGAATACGTGCTATTTATATTCATGGACAACTTAACTATTTAGAAGTTATTATGGGTTCTAAAAATTTTAGCGATTTTGCTAATAGGTTGGAATTGTTAAAGCGTGTTATTCGCTCTGATTATAATTTGATTCAAGATATTAGAGTAAGACAAGAACAAATTCAAGCTAAGATGAATGAGTTGTCCCTGCAGAAGCAAGAATTAGAAAAATTAGCAGCAGAAGCAACGAAAGCTCAACAAGCTATTGAAATGAAACGTGCTGAACAACAAGCCGTTATGGATAGTGCAAAAGCTCAAAGAGATGCCGCTGAGCAGATGGAACAAGACTTAATTGCATCCAGTGAAAGAATTAGACAACAAATTCAGGCTCGTCAAGGGGGAGGCATGGAACCGCAAGTTATTGGAAGCGGTATTCTTGGTTATCCTTGCAGTGGGCCAATTACATCTCCTTTCGGTTATCGAATACACCCTATTTTTGGGACAACTATCTATCACTCAGGGATTGACATTGGCGTAGATGAAGGTACGCCGGTTCATGCTGCAGATAGTGGGGTAGTTATTTATTCCGGTAGCGGACTTACAGGGTATGGTAATGTTGTTATTATTGACCATGGGAACGGATTGTCTACTTTATATGCACATAATAGTGCGTTGTTAGTCTCTGAAGGAGAATCCGTATCTAAAGGGCAAGTAGTGGCTTACTCCGGTATGACAGGATATGCTACCGGTCCTCATGTACATTTTGAAGTTCGTGTTAATGGGTCACCTACAGATCCTATGGGATATTTATAA
- a CDS encoding S41 family peptidase, which translates to MKRIYDTTWKKILLWVISCIIGSITLIGLFLFVFFENPKAFIQFINDYRLVRTHYFRTISDEELFQGAVKGLVQQLEDPYSVYLFGDNYKGFIEQTTGEFGGVGIVIGSNLDNKFLILSVFKKGPAHDAGIESGGELIAVDGESVAGLEPEFVTKKIRGKIGTTVTLSILKDGERKEYTMQRSDIVMPTVSSDFVERDIGYIHIYSFAKHTPEEFAEELDKLKKLGVKKLIIDLRMNPGGTIESVVDVANQILTKGSIVSFESKNGKSHTYTIDGVDTPLPLIVLIDKNSASASEILAGAVQDKKEGLIIGQNSFGKGTVQSIISLDEQSALKISIAQYLTAAGRKIDKVGIKPDIEVEPAGILFNIRNDVVIQRAVHIFNTN; encoded by the coding sequence ATGAAAAGAATATATGATACTACGTGGAAAAAGATCCTTTTGTGGGTAATATCTTGTATTATAGGTAGTATTACTTTAATCGGTCTTTTTCTGTTTGTATTTTTTGAAAATCCAAAAGCCTTTATTCAATTTATCAATGATTACCGATTGGTTCGTACCCATTATTTTCGGACAATAAGTGATGAAGAGCTGTTTCAGGGAGCAGTGAAAGGACTTGTTCAACAATTGGAAGATCCTTACTCTGTATATCTTTTTGGTGATAATTATAAAGGATTTATTGAACAAACAACCGGTGAATTTGGTGGAGTAGGCATTGTAATCGGATCTAATCTTGATAATAAGTTTTTAATTCTTTCTGTTTTCAAAAAAGGACCGGCACATGATGCCGGTATTGAATCCGGAGGAGAGTTAATTGCTGTAGATGGAGAATCTGTTGCAGGATTGGAACCGGAATTTGTTACTAAAAAAATTCGAGGGAAAATAGGTACAACTGTTACACTTTCCATTTTAAAAGATGGAGAACGTAAGGAGTACACCATGCAACGATCTGATATTGTTATGCCGACAGTTTCTTCCGATTTTGTAGAAAGGGATATCGGCTATATTCATATTTATTCTTTTGCAAAGCATACACCGGAAGAGTTTGCTGAAGAATTAGATAAGTTAAAGAAGTTAGGAGTAAAAAAACTTATTATTGATTTAAGAATGAATCCCGGAGGGACGATTGAATCAGTTGTAGACGTGGCAAATCAAATATTAACTAAAGGCTCTATAGTAAGTTTTGAATCTAAAAATGGAAAATCGCATACATATACAATTGATGGAGTTGATACCCCTTTACCGTTAATTGTATTAATAGATAAAAATAGTGCGAGTGCTTCTGAAATTTTGGCAGGAGCAGTACAAGATAAAAAGGAAGGCCTTATCATCGGACAAAACAGTTTTGGTAAAGGGACAGTACAATCTATTATTTCTTTAGATGAACAATCTGCATTAAAAATTTCTATTGCTCAGTATTTGACCGCAGCAGGAAGAAAAATAGATAAAGTAGGAATTAAGCCGGATATAGAAGTAGAGCCGGCAGGTATATTATTTAATATTAGAAATGACGTAGTTATTCAGAGAGCTGTTCATATATTTAATACGAACTAA
- the glmU gene encoding bifunctional UDP-N-acetylglucosamine diphosphorylase/glucosamine-1-phosphate N-acetyltransferase GlmU, which translates to MEQLSAIVLAAGQGTRMKSKLPKVLHQVCGIPMIQQVVRIIKAAGCENCIAVTGFKEELVRTSLGDTVQFAHQTEQLGTGHAVMQALPLIKENMDGYVLVICGDTPLIKTETIKKLISICIKNQAAATVLTAQLDNPFGYGRVIRDSTGNMRCIVEQKDGSPEQLKIKEINTGTYCFKIKELIDALSKIDNNNAQKEYYLTDVFEIMIRQKQLVIPVIAEDSDETMGVNSRIQLAAANKILYLRKAEELMGEGITIISPENTYIEQDVTVGPDTVIFPGTILSGKTIIGCDCIIGPDTQLENVICGDNNQLNRVYAHDCSIGNQNQIGPFVHLRPHTDIHDKIKIGNFVEVKNSVIDDGTKLPHHIYCGDADLGKNVNFGCGTVTVNFDGKNKYRTVVEEHAFIGCNTNLIAPIHIGKKAFTAAGSTITKDVPANGLAIARTHQKVKENWVTEDTYKD; encoded by the coding sequence ATGGAACAGTTATCAGCTATTGTCTTGGCAGCAGGACAAGGTACAAGAATGAAATCTAAGTTACCTAAAGTATTACATCAGGTATGCGGAATCCCTATGATTCAACAGGTTGTTCGGATTATAAAAGCTGCCGGATGTGAAAACTGCATTGCTGTCACAGGATTTAAGGAAGAGTTAGTACGTACATCATTAGGCGATACGGTACAATTTGCACATCAAACCGAACAATTAGGAACGGGGCATGCAGTTATGCAGGCATTACCTCTTATTAAAGAAAATATGGATGGTTATGTATTAGTCATTTGTGGTGACACGCCCTTAATTAAAACAGAAACTATTAAGAAATTAATTTCTATTTGTATAAAGAATCAGGCAGCGGCGACCGTACTTACAGCACAATTAGACAATCCTTTCGGTTATGGGCGAGTTATTCGAGATTCTACAGGCAATATGCGCTGTATTGTAGAGCAGAAAGACGGTTCTCCTGAACAGCTTAAAATTAAAGAGATTAATACCGGAACTTATTGCTTTAAAATTAAAGAACTTATCGACGCATTAAGTAAAATTGATAATAATAATGCGCAGAAAGAATACTATTTAACAGATGTATTTGAAATTATGATTCGTCAGAAACAATTAGTGATTCCTGTGATAGCTGAGGATTCGGATGAAACGATGGGGGTTAATTCCAGAATTCAATTAGCTGCTGCAAATAAAATTCTTTATTTACGTAAAGCAGAAGAACTTATGGGTGAAGGTATTACTATCATCTCTCCTGAAAATACTTATATTGAACAAGATGTAACGGTAGGACCTGATACTGTAATTTTCCCGGGTACTATTCTTTCAGGAAAAACAATTATCGGATGTGATTGTATAATAGGACCTGATACACAACTTGAAAATGTGATATGTGGCGATAATAACCAATTAAATCGTGTATATGCACATGATTGCTCTATTGGAAACCAAAATCAAATAGGCCCTTTTGTTCATCTTCGTCCACATACTGATATTCACGATAAAATTAAAATTGGAAATTTTGTAGAAGTGAAAAATTCAGTTATAGATGATGGAACTAAACTCCCTCATCATATTTATTGTGGTGATGCAGATTTAGGTAAAAATGTTAACTTTGGTTGTGGTACGGTAACCGTTAATTTTGATGGAAAAAATAAATATAGGACAGTAGTAGAAGAGCATGCATTTATAGGTTGTAATACTAATTTAATTGCACCGATACATATAGGAAAAAAAGCCTTTACAGCTGCCGGCTCTACTATCACTAAAGATGTTCCTGCAAATGGACTGGCCATTGCAAGAACACATCAAAAGGTTAAAGAAAATTGGGTGACAGAAGACACCTATAAAGATTAA
- a CDS encoding ribose-phosphate diphosphokinase yields the protein MEMEDTSRLKIFTGNAHPELAKEICEYIGVPLGKAICGRFNNGEIQVMVNESVRGKDVFIIQPTGAPVNDNLMELLIMVDAMKRASARHITVFVPYYGYARQDRKTRGREPISSKLVADLMSAAGVTRVVTMDLHAGQIQGFFNVPVDHLMSTSILSSYIKSMNLENLTIVSPDLGGVTRARELADRLNAPIAIIEKRRPEPGVAKVMNIIGKVEGRNCVLVDDIVDTAGSLCEGAKALNNAGALGVYAAVCHPVLTAPATERIIDSPIKQLIVTNSLAIPEEKRNEKIKVLSVAPLLGDAIMRIFHDASVSSLFDK from the coding sequence ATGGAAATGGAAGACACTTCAAGACTTAAAATTTTCACAGGTAATGCGCATCCAGAACTCGCAAAAGAAATTTGTGAGTATATTGGAGTTCCACTGGGAAAAGCAATTTGTGGACGCTTCAATAATGGTGAAATTCAAGTTATGGTAAATGAAAGTGTTCGAGGTAAAGATGTATTTATTATTCAACCGACAGGGGCTCCTGTAAATGATAATTTGATGGAATTATTAATTATGGTTGATGCAATGAAGAGAGCTTCAGCTCGTCATATTACGGTTTTTGTTCCTTATTATGGCTATGCACGTCAAGATAGAAAAACTAGAGGAAGAGAACCTATCAGTTCTAAGTTGGTAGCTGATTTGATGAGTGCAGCAGGAGTTACTCGTGTAGTAACTATGGATCTTCACGCCGGACAAATCCAAGGATTTTTTAATGTTCCTGTGGATCATTTAATGTCCACTTCCATTCTTTCCAGTTATATTAAGTCCATGAATTTAGAAAATTTAACAATTGTTTCTCCTGATCTTGGAGGAGTTACCAGAGCCAGAGAATTGGCAGATCGTTTAAATGCACCTATTGCAATTATTGAAAAACGTAGACCGGAACCGGGTGTTGCTAAAGTTATGAACATCATTGGAAAAGTAGAAGGTCGAAATTGTGTTCTTGTTGATGATATTGTTGATACGGCAGGTTCTTTATGTGAAGGTGCTAAAGCATTAAATAATGCAGGCGCACTTGGTGTATATGCAGCAGTTTGTCATCCGGTTCTTACTGCTCCTGCTACAGAAAGAATTATAGACTCCCCAATTAAACAATTGATTGTAACTAATTCTTTAGCTATTCCTGAAGAAAAACGGAATGAAAAAATTAAAGTATTATCTGTAGCACCATTATTAGGAGATGCTATTATGCGTATTTTTCATGATGCTTCTGTAAGCTCACTATTTGATAAATAA
- the pth gene encoding aminoacyl-tRNA hydrolase, with product MKLIVGLGNPGKEYVATRHNVGFDVIDELATRWKISAWKKDFSAEIAMITINEEKVCLMKPLTYMNKSGDAINTAVRFYKICADDIWVICDDLDLPVGKIRIRKKGSAGGHNGLKSIISHMGQDFPRFRIGVGHPKDGHTVIEHVLGRPYGADIVAVNKAIKYTADAVIGALDKGIDKAMNAFNPKRG from the coding sequence ATGAAACTAATTGTAGGATTAGGAAATCCAGGTAAAGAATATGTAGCAACTCGTCATAATGTTGGGTTTGATGTGATTGATGAGTTGGCAACTCGATGGAAAATTTCTGCATGGAAAAAAGATTTTAGTGCAGAAATCGCTATGATTACTATAAATGAAGAGAAGGTTTGTCTTATGAAACCTTTAACTTATATGAATAAAAGTGGAGATGCCATAAATACCGCTGTCAGATTTTATAAAATCTGTGCAGATGATATTTGGGTTATTTGTGATGATTTAGATCTTCCTGTGGGAAAGATACGTATTCGCAAAAAAGGATCTGCCGGAGGTCATAATGGATTAAAATCTATTATTTCTCATATGGGACAAGATTTCCCACGTTTTCGTATAGGTGTTGGACATCCTAAAGATGGACATACTGTAATTGAGCATGTACTTGGTAGACCTTATGGTGCTGACATTGTAGCTGTCAATAAAGCTATAAAATATACAGCAGATGCTGTTATAGGTGCTCTTGATAAAGGGATAGATAAAGCAATGAATGCATTTAATCCGAAACGAGGATAA